The Mariluticola halotolerans nucleotide sequence GCTGGAGCCGGGGCTGGTTTTTGCCGCCGACGGGACCCAGTTTGGCAAGGCTATCGATGCGGTTGTGCCAGCGGGCACGCCGGTTGTGGTGAGCCGCAATCCGGCGCGGGACAATACGGTCCTGTTCGACGAGATGGTGCAGACCGAGGCGACGGATGCGGTGGACACAGCGTTTGCCGCTATTGGTCCGGATACGATTGCCAAATTCCTTTTTACCTCGGGTTCGACCGGTTCGCCCAAGGCGGTGATCAATACCAATCGCATGCTGGCATCCAACCAGGCGATGGTGCTGGATTGTTACCGGTTCATGGCCGATGAGCCGCCGGTTATTCTGGACTGGTCGCCCTGGAACCACACGGCGGGCGGCAACAAGGTGTTCAACCTTGTGCTTAATAATGGCGGGACGCTTTATATTGATGATGGCAACCCCACCCCGGCGGGTGTGGCCAAGACCTTGCGCAATCTGAAAGATGTCGCCCCGACCTGGTACTTCAATGTGCCGCGCGGTTATGAGGAACTGGTGCCGGCCTTTGATGCCGACCCGGAATTGCGGGACCATTTCTTCTCGCGCGTCAAAATGCTGATGTATGCGGGTGCCGGGCTGGCACAGCACACCTATGATGCCTTGCAGCGCCATGCGGTGGAAGCCGTTGGCTCCCGGGTGCTGGTGGCGGCGGGGCTTGGCGCGACGGAAACCGCGCCCTTTGCGCTGATGTGCACCTGGGATGCGGGTGTGGCCAGCAATGTGGGCATTCCCGGGCGCGGGATTGAATTGAAGCTGGTGCCGATGGACGGCAAGCTGGAAGCGCGGCTGAAAGGCCCCAGCATTACGCCGGGTTACTGGAAAGAGCCGGAGCTGACTGCGGGGGCGTTCGACGATGAGGGCTTTTATAACCTTGGTGATGCGCTGAAATTTGTTGATCCCGAAGATCCGGCCAAGGGCTTTACCTTTGATGGCCGCACGGCGGAGAATTTCAAGCTGAGAACCGGCACCTGGGTGGGGGTTGGCGCGCTGCGGGCGGAGATGATCAACCGGTTTGACGGCTTGGTGCGCGACGCAGTGCTGACCGGGCTGAATGAGGACTTTATCGGCGCGCTTGTGCTGCCCAACTGGGCGGCGTGCCGGGCGCTGATCGGGGCATCTGATGCCATGTCGGACGCGGAAGTGGCGGCAAATGAGAAGCTGCGCGCCGTGTTCAAGGAAAAGCTGGTGGAATTTGGCAAGCACAGCACCGGCTCCTCGACGCGGGTGCGGCGGATGCTGATTCTGGACGTACCACCCTCGATCGATCTGGGCGAGGTGACCGACAAGGGATCCATCAATCAGCGGGCTGTATTGCGCCATCGGCCCGAGAAAGTGGCCGAGATTTATGCCGGCAGCCCGGCGGTGATCGACGACCGCTAGACGCTAATACCAGTCCGGCAGTGCCGGACTGGTATTTTCCCTGTTGTATTATCGTTATCGCCTGTTGCAGCGTGAGCCAAAACAGGCATGCTGCGCCGGTCGCTTTCGGGTGACTGGCTTGTGGTATGCATTTGGCATTCGGGAGGGATTGTGATGAGCGACGGGGCAAAAATTCGTTGGGGTATTATCGGGCCGGGCGGCATTGC carries:
- a CDS encoding feruloyl-CoA synthase, which codes for MSKLAPSAIAAAPLREARYWVPQLEIRQAEDGTVYLRQTEPLDDYPVRFAERLVHWAETTPDQLYLADRGADGEWRKLTYGQALENARRLGTALLDHGLSAEHPLLILSGNDLEHAQLALACYYAGIPYAPLSPAYSLVSKDYGKLRDIMTLLEPGLVFAADGTQFGKAIDAVVPAGTPVVVSRNPARDNTVLFDEMVQTEATDAVDTAFAAIGPDTIAKFLFTSGSTGSPKAVINTNRMLASNQAMVLDCYRFMADEPPVILDWSPWNHTAGGNKVFNLVLNNGGTLYIDDGNPTPAGVAKTLRNLKDVAPTWYFNVPRGYEELVPAFDADPELRDHFFSRVKMLMYAGAGLAQHTYDALQRHAVEAVGSRVLVAAGLGATETAPFALMCTWDAGVASNVGIPGRGIELKLVPMDGKLEARLKGPSITPGYWKEPELTAGAFDDEGFYNLGDALKFVDPEDPAKGFTFDGRTAENFKLRTGTWVGVGALRAEMINRFDGLVRDAVLTGLNEDFIGALVLPNWAACRALIGASDAMSDAEVAANEKLRAVFKEKLVEFGKHSTGSSTRVRRMLILDVPPSIDLGEVTDKGSINQRAVLRHRPEKVAEIYAGSPAVIDDR